TCGAAGTCGTCGCCGGGCATGGTCGCGTCTGTGGCCGGGAGCGACCTAACTGTGACGCTACGGCGGGGGGACGAATGCCTTTTCCCCTCGCCGGTTCTGGTACGAGTATGAACCTTCTGGACGGAAGTGCTGGCGGGGGCCAACTCGTCCGCACGGCGCTCACGCTGTCGGCCGTCACGGGCGAACCGTTCCGCATGCGCCACGTTCGGCGCGCTCGCGCGAACCCGGGCTTGCAGGCACAACACTGCGCGGCCATCGAGGCCGTCGCTGCGGCCTGCAACGCGGAGACGGACGGCGTCGAGGTCGGCTCGGAGTCGTTCACCTTCGAACCCGGCGAGACCGGCGAGGAACCCGACGAGTTCGGCGGACAGGTCTCCGTCGAAGTGGGCACCGCGGGGAGCGTCCCGCTGGTGTTCGACGCGCTCCTCCCGCTCGCGGTCGTGCTCGACGAACCGTTCACGGCGCACCTGGAGGGCGGCACCGACGCGAAGTGGGCGCCGCCGTTCGACTACTTCCGGCACGTCAAACTCCCGATGCTGACCGAGAACGGGCTGGACGCCGACGCGACGCTGAAGCGCCGCGGGTTCTACCCGCGCGGCGGCGGGAAGGCGACGCTGACGGTGCGACCGTCCTCGCTGGACCCGGTGGAGTTCACCGAACGGGGCGCCCGCGAGTCGCTGACGGCGTACTCGGTCGCCGAGGAGTCGATGGCCGGCGACGACGTGGCCGAGCGGCAGGTGGAGGCCGCGCCCGCGGACGCCGACGTGAACACGGAGTACGCCGAGGCCGACTGTTCGGGGTCGGCGCTCGTGCTCGCGGCCGAGTACGAACACGCGAACGCCGGGTTCGCGGTGCTCGGCGAGATGGGGAAGGAGGCCGAGACGGTCGGTGAGGAGGCCACCGAGGCCTTCGAGGCGTTCGAGGACGGCGACGCCGCGGTCGACAGCCACCTCGCGGACCAACTGGTGCCGTTCCTCGCGCTCGCGGGCGGCGAGGTGCGCGTGCCCGAGGTCACGACCCACGTGGAGACGTGCATCGACCTGGTGACGGAGTTCGGCTACGACGTGACCGTCGAGGACGAGGGCGACACCGTCCTGCTGTCGGCCTGACCGCGGTTCCACGCTCCAGTCGTTCGTTCTGGAAGTTCGCTATCGCTCTAGTCCGGGGTGTAGGCCGTCTGCGTCGTCGGCGTCGAGGAACAGTTCCGTCGTCGGGTGGAGCGGCGCCGGCGGGTCGTCGATAGGGAACCAGTCGAGTCGGTCGCGTTTTTCGGGTTCCCTGTCGATGGCTGGGTCGCCGTCCGCGGGCCCGGCGAGGCCGACGACGGTCCACGCCGTGCCCGAGCCGTAGTGGCTGTCGTGGTCGAACAGCGCGACGACGCGCTCCGGGTGGAAGTCGAGGCCGGTCTCCTCGCGGACCTCGCGTTTCGCGGCCTCGACGGTGGACTCGCCGGCGGTCTTCCCGCCAGCGAGCAGTCCCCAGAGGCGTCCGTCTTCCTCGTCGGCGGTGCGTCGCTCGAACAGCACTTCGCCGTCGCGTTCGACGGCGGCGACGACGCCGACGCGAACGTCGCGGCCTTCGCTGACTGGGGAGGGCATCGTTCGGGGATTTCCGAGCGCCCCCGTATCGGTTTCGGTCTACAGGAACAGCGAGCCGAACCCGGCGGTCGTCGCGCTGATGGCGACCCAGCCGGCGTAGTTCCACCACGGCACCTCTGCGAACCGCGGGCCGGGCAGGTCGTCGGTGTACGTCCACCGGCCGTCGGCGACGCCCTGCGGGTCGGTGAGCACGTCGAAGCCGGTGGCGAGCGCGGCGGCGAGCGCGACGGCCGGCCACCCCGACGCGACGAGGAGCGCGAGCCGGAACGCGACGTAGATGGTGCCGGTCCAGCCGAGCAGGACGTAGAGGGGCACACCCAGTACTTTCCGGCCGGCGTGGTGTTCGAGCCACCCTAGGTTGATGACGACGGCTTCGGCGACGAACGCGACGAGCGCGCCGCCGCCGAAGAACGCGACGGTGGCCTCGACGGGCCACGTGAGCGCGGCGTGCGCGAGCGCGAGGACGCCGACGGCGGCCGTCGTCGCGACGAACTGCGTGTTCTCGTCCATGGCGGGGCGTGCTCCCGGCGGCGGCAAAAGTCGGTCGGTGGGGTGTAAGCGGTGGCGGGGAGACGGTCGGCGAGCGAATCAGTCGGTGAGGCCGTAGCCGCGCCGGAACAGCCACACGTCGAGGGCGAGCACGGCGACGGTCAGGCCCGAGAGGACGGCGAGCGCCACGTCCGGGCGGATGTCGGAGACGCCGATGACGCCGTACCGGACGCCGTTGACCATGTACACCATGGGGTTCAGGAGGCTGAGGTCGCGGGGAATCCCGGAGAGCGCGTCGAGGCTGTAGAACACGCCGCCGAAGAAGACGAGCGGCCGGAGGATGAACTGATTGAGGACCGTGAGGTGGTCGAAGTCCTCGGCGACGAGGCCGCCGACGACGCCGAACGCGGCGAACAGCGTGGTGATGACGCCGAGGAACGCGACGGCGTAGAAGGGGTTGGCGAGCGAGCGGACGGGCGTGAAGACGGCGCCGACGGCGGCGATGAGGATGCCGATGAGGACGCCGCGGAGCGCCGACGACGCGACGTACGCGACCACCATCTCCCAGTACGCGAGCGGGCTCGTGAGCGCCTCGTGGATGTACTCGTTCCACCGGCCGTGGAAGATGGAGAAGGAGGCGTTCTCGAAGGCGTTGGCGATGGCTCCCAGCACGACGAGGCCGGGGAGGATGAACTGGATGTAGGGGACGCCGCCGACGGTGTCGATGCGCTCGCCGAGGATGACGCCGAACACGCTGAAGTAGAGGACGTTCGTGACGAGCGGCGGGAGGAACGTGTTGTACGGTCGGCGCACGAACCGCAGAATCTCGCGCTCGGTGAGCGACTTCAGCCCGCGGGAGACGACGCTCACGCCACCACCTCCTGTTCGTCGTCGCTGTCCTCGGTGCGCGTCATGTTCACGAACACCTCTTCGAGGCTGGTCCGCGAGATGTCCACGTCGACGACGCGGTGGCCGGCGTCCTCCAGTCGCCGGACGGCGACCGGGACGGCTTCGCTCCCGCTGGCGGCGCGCAGGGTGACGGTGTCGCCGTCCAGCGTCACGTCGTCGATTTCGCCCCCGGCGATGTCGGGGATGGCGGTGGCGGGCGCGGCGAGCGTGAGGGTGACGGTGTCGGTGCCGCGCTCGGTGAGTTCGTCGGGCGTGGCGACCGTGACCTTCCGCCCGGAGTCGACGATGGCGACCTCGTCACAGAGGCGCTCGGCCTCCTCGATGTAGTGGGTCGTGAGGAGGACGGTGGTGCCGTCGTCGTTGAGGCCGCGGATGACCTCCCAGAGGTCGTGGCGGAGTTCCACGTCGACGCCCGCCGTGGGTTCGTCCAGAATCAGGAGGTCGGGGTCGGTGACCATCGCGCGAGCGAGCATGAATCGTCGTTTCATCCCGCCGGAGAGCCAGTCGAAGCGCGTCTCGGCCTTCCCGTCGAGGCCGACGGTTTCGAGGGCGTCGCGGGCGCGTCGCTCGGCCTGGGCCTCGGGGACGCCGTGGTAGCCGGCCTTGTGCAGGAGGACCTCCCGAATCGGGAAGAAGCGGTCGACGTTGAACTCCTGTGGCGCGAGGCCGATGGCGTCTCGCGCCTGCTGGTAGTCGTCTTCCACGTCGTGTCCGAACACCTCGGCGGTCCCGCCGGTCTTGCGCGCGAGGCCGACGAGCGTGTTGATGAACGTCGTCTTCCCCGCGCCGTTCGGCCCGAGCAACCCGAAAAACGAGCCCTCGGGCACGGTGAGCGAGAGGCCGTCGAGCGCCCGGACGTCCCCGTACTCCTTCACGAGGTCGTCGGTGCGTATCGCTGGCGGCATTTGACGCGAGGAAGGCGACTGCCGGGGTTAAGACTGCTGGAACCGGAGGCGGCCGCGGTGACTCGAACGCTCGTTTCGCCGTCGTTCAGCCCGTGTCCTGCATCCCCGCCGCGACCCCCATCACGGAGAGCCGGAGCGCGCGCTCGTCCTCGGGCGACCGGTCGTCGCGCCCGAGCAGTGCGACCTGCAGGGCGTTCAGGGGGTCGACGTAGGGGTTGCGGCGGTCGAGGCTCTCGCGGAGCCACGGGCGGTCCACGAGGTCCTCTCTGCCGGTCACGTCGAGGACGTGCTCGACGGCGCGGTCGTACTCGCCCTCGATTCGGGGGAAGAACCGCTCGCGGAGGTCGTCGGGCGCGAGGCCGGCGTACTCGGCGGCAACGTCCATCTCGCTGCGGGCGAGCGAGAGCGCGGCGGCGTCGACGGTCGTCCGGAAGAATGGCCACTCCTCGTACATCTCCCGGAGGAGGTCGGGGTCGCCGTCGAACGCGTCGAGGCCGGCGCCGAGACCGTACCAGCCGGGGAGGATACACCGGGTCTGCGTCCACGAGAACACCCACGGAATCGCGCGCAGGTCCTCGACGGCGCGCTCGTCCGACCGGGACGCCGGGCGAGAGCCGAGGTTCAGGTTCTCCACCACCTCGATGGGCGTCGCGGCCTCGAAGTAGGAGACGAAGCCGTCGGTGTCGAGCAGGTCGCGGTAGGCGTCGCGGGCGGCGCCGGCCATCGTCTCCATCGCCGCCACCCACGCCTCCGGGACGGCGGGGTCGGCCTCGGTTGCGGCGGTCCAGCGCGCCCGGAGTTGGGCGTTCAGCATCTGTTCGAGTTCGCGCTCGGCGACCCGGCGGTTGCCGTACGTCTCCGCGATGGATTCGCCCTGCTGGGTGAACTTCACCTCGCCCGTCACCGTCTCCTTCGGGAGCGCAAGCAGCGCCTCGTTCATCGGGCCGCCGCCCCGTGAGATGGAGCCACCCCGACCGTGGAAGAAGCGCACGTCCACGCCGAAGTCCTCGCAGATGGCGGCGAGGCGGCGCTGCGCGCGGTCGAGTTCCCAGTTCGCCGCGAGGAAGCCGTTCTCCTTGTTCGAGTCCGAGTAGCCGAGCATCACCTCCTGGCTCCCGTCGCGGGCGTCCAGCAGGGCGCCGTAGGCGTCGTTCTCGAACAGCGTGCCGAGAATGTCGCGGGCGTTCGAGAGCGCCGACTTCGTCTCCAGCAGGGGCACCACGTCGAGGCCCGAGTGGTCGGGGAGCGAGACGACGCCGGCTTGCGACGCGAGGAAGACGACTTCGAGAACGTGGCTCGGGCGCTCGGTCATGCTGATGCAGTACGCGTCGATGGCGTCGGCGCCGTACTCGGCCTGCCAGTCCGCGAGCGCGTCGAACCGTTCGAGGACGCGCACCGTCTCGTCGTCCAGGCCCTCGGCGTCCGTCAAATCCACCACCGGCTCGTCCTGCAGCGTCGCCTCGGTGAGGAACTCCACGCGCTCGTCCTCGCTCATCCCGGCGTAGTCGATACCCTCGCGTTCGAGCGCCGCCGAGACGGCCGCCGTGTGCTTCTCGCGGTGGTCCCGCAGGTCGAGGGCGGCGAGGTGGAGACCGAACGTCTCCACGCGGCGCACGAAGGGGTCGGCGTGGACGCTCGCGAGGTCGTCGAGGCCGGCCTCGCGGAGCGCGTCGGCGAGCGCTCGGGCGTCCGCGAACAGGTCGACCGCGTCATCGTAGCCGCCGGGGCGCACGTCGTCGATGCGGCGAACGCGCTCGCGCATCGTCGCGACTTTCCGGCGGAACGGCTCGTCCGGGTAGCGCTCCGCGGCGTCCGCGGCGACCGTCGGCACCGCGTCGCGGTCGGCGGCGAGCGAGGCGTCGAGCGTCCCGCTTTCGACGCGGTCCCCGTCCATCGAGAGCGCCGCGAGCAGGTCCCCGAGGTCGTCCGCGTAGCGCTCGCAGACGAGGCGGCGCTGGCGTTCGAGCACGCGCTCGGTGGTCTCGGTGGTGACGTAGGGGTTGCCGTCGCGGTCCGACCCCGCCCACGACCGGAACGCGAGCAGTTGTGGCACCGCGGGCGGGTCGTCGTAGGCGTCCGCGAGCGCGGTTTCGAGCGCGTCGTACACCTCGGGCACCACGTCGAAGACGGCGTTCGCGAGGTACCACTGCACGTCCCGCGCCTCGTCGAACGGCGTGGGCTGGCGCTCGCGGACGTGCCGCGTGGTCCAGAGGCTCTCGACGTTCGCGTCGAGGCGACGCCACAGACGTCGACGCTCGGCGTCCGTGAGCCGTCGCTCGTCGAGGTCGGCGAGCAGGTCGCTCACGCGATTGAGCGTCGCCTTCACGGTCTTCCGCCGGGCCTCGGTCGGGTGCGCGGTGAACGTCGGGACGACGCGCACGTCGGCCAGCACCTCGGCCACATCGTCGGCGGTCGCCCCGTCCTCGGCGAGCGATTCGACGGCGGCGACGAGGCTGTCCTCGACGGTGCCCTCGGAGCGCCGGAGCGCCCGGACGCGTTCGCGTTCCTCCGCGAGGTTCACGAGTTCGAAGTAGTCGGTGAACGCTCGCGCGAAGTCCGCGCGGGCGGCGGGCGACGCCGATTCGACGGTCTCGCGGAGCGCCTGGCGCCCCGCGTTACCGCCCTCGCGGCGCTCGATGGCGGTGGTCCGCGCAGCCTCCACGGACTCGTAGGCGTCGGGCGCGTGCGCCCGAACGACGTCGCCGAGCGCCGCGCCGACTTCGCGCACGTCCTCGCGGACGTCCCTGGCGTGCAATTCCATACCACGGTATTCGGGGCGGAGGTGTTTCAACATCCGGAACGCCGCGAAAATTTACCAATCCACGAGTAAACTACTCTGCCGGG
The nucleotide sequence above comes from Halobacterium litoreum. Encoded proteins:
- the rtcA gene encoding RNA 3'-terminal phosphate cyclase, which encodes MNLLDGSAGGGQLVRTALTLSAVTGEPFRMRHVRRARANPGLQAQHCAAIEAVAAACNAETDGVEVGSESFTFEPGETGEEPDEFGGQVSVEVGTAGSVPLVFDALLPLAVVLDEPFTAHLEGGTDAKWAPPFDYFRHVKLPMLTENGLDADATLKRRGFYPRGGGKATLTVRPSSLDPVEFTERGARESLTAYSVAEESMAGDDVAERQVEAAPADADVNTEYAEADCSGSALVLAAEYEHANAGFAVLGEMGKEAETVGEEATEAFEAFEDGDAAVDSHLADQLVPFLALAGGEVRVPEVTTHVETCIDLVTEFGYDVTVEDEGDTVLLSA
- a CDS encoding NUDIX domain-containing protein gives rise to the protein MPSPVSEGRDVRVGVVAAVERDGEVLFERRTADEEDGRLWGLLAGGKTAGESTVEAAKREVREETGLDFHPERVVALFDHDSHYGSGTAWTVVGLAGPADGDPAIDREPEKRDRLDWFPIDDPPAPLHPTTELFLDADDADGLHPGLER
- a CDS encoding carotenoid biosynthesis protein, with protein sequence MDENTQFVATTAAVGVLALAHAALTWPVEATVAFFGGGALVAFVAEAVVINLGWLEHHAGRKVLGVPLYVLLGWTGTIYVAFRLALLVASGWPAVALAAALATGFDVLTDPQGVADGRWTYTDDLPGPRFAEVPWWNYAGWVAISATTAGFGSLFL
- a CDS encoding ABC transporter permease, with product MSVVSRGLKSLTEREILRFVRRPYNTFLPPLVTNVLYFSVFGVILGERIDTVGGVPYIQFILPGLVVLGAIANAFENASFSIFHGRWNEYIHEALTSPLAYWEMVVAYVASSALRGVLIGILIAAVGAVFTPVRSLANPFYAVAFLGVITTLFAAFGVVGGLVAEDFDHLTVLNQFILRPLVFFGGVFYSLDALSGIPRDLSLLNPMVYMVNGVRYGVIGVSDIRPDVALAVLSGLTVAVLALDVWLFRRGYGLTD
- a CDS encoding ABC transporter ATP-binding protein, with product MPPAIRTDDLVKEYGDVRALDGLSLTVPEGSFFGLLGPNGAGKTTFINTLVGLARKTGGTAEVFGHDVEDDYQQARDAIGLAPQEFNVDRFFPIREVLLHKAGYHGVPEAQAERRARDALETVGLDGKAETRFDWLSGGMKRRFMLARAMVTDPDLLILDEPTAGVDVELRHDLWEVIRGLNDDGTTVLLTTHYIEEAERLCDEVAIVDSGRKVTVATPDELTERGTDTVTLTLAAPATAIPDIAGGEIDDVTLDGDTVTLRAASGSEAVPVAVRRLEDAGHRVVDVDISRTSLEEVFVNMTRTEDSDDEQEVVA
- a CDS encoding phosphoenolpyruvate carboxylase, whose protein sequence is MELHARDVREDVREVGAALGDVVRAHAPDAYESVEAARTTAIERREGGNAGRQALRETVESASPAARADFARAFTDYFELVNLAEERERVRALRRSEGTVEDSLVAAVESLAEDGATADDVAEVLADVRVVPTFTAHPTEARRKTVKATLNRVSDLLADLDERRLTDAERRRLWRRLDANVESLWTTRHVRERQPTPFDEARDVQWYLANAVFDVVPEVYDALETALADAYDDPPAVPQLLAFRSWAGSDRDGNPYVTTETTERVLERQRRLVCERYADDLGDLLAALSMDGDRVESGTLDASLAADRDAVPTVAADAAERYPDEPFRRKVATMRERVRRIDDVRPGGYDDAVDLFADARALADALREAGLDDLASVHADPFVRRVETFGLHLAALDLRDHREKHTAAVSAALEREGIDYAGMSEDERVEFLTEATLQDEPVVDLTDAEGLDDETVRVLERFDALADWQAEYGADAIDAYCISMTERPSHVLEVVFLASQAGVVSLPDHSGLDVVPLLETKSALSNARDILGTLFENDAYGALLDARDGSQEVMLGYSDSNKENGFLAANWELDRAQRRLAAICEDFGVDVRFFHGRGGSISRGGGPMNEALLALPKETVTGEVKFTQQGESIAETYGNRRVAERELEQMLNAQLRARWTAATEADPAVPEAWVAAMETMAGAARDAYRDLLDTDGFVSYFEAATPIEVVENLNLGSRPASRSDERAVEDLRAIPWVFSWTQTRCILPGWYGLGAGLDAFDGDPDLLREMYEEWPFFRTTVDAAALSLARSEMDVAAEYAGLAPDDLRERFFPRIEGEYDRAVEHVLDVTGREDLVDRPWLRESLDRRNPYVDPLNALQVALLGRDDRSPEDERALRLSVMGVAAGMQDTG